One region of Salinirubrum litoreum genomic DNA includes:
- a CDS encoding putative baseplate assembly protein — MASDDPSAEPGTDAVSTPGSASDATTDPVLDGRSRDDLFRDALALAPGYTPSWDPGDDAGTALVHLFAELARHTTERLDRVPAKHRVAFFDRLGFDRAPPQAGRIPLTVTVSEGATENVRVPAGTRAVDEAKTIFETDAGFEATPARLTDVVSVDPDADRLYRHDAAVSAGESFQPFTGRDRQAHVLSLGHASLLQQAPGAAVRVRLRVDADSESETDAVADFLADCLIWEWYGEATDPIRLDEPAPEGEPVEDWHVVEPETMETDTDRWGEQVVSIELRPPGPLTETTVGGRTSRWLRATTNRNCDPAHVFELAVGPVTLAAGDRRAVGEGSDTALGGGAVGRAADALFANDVPLSDPTASEPVLPFGDHPRHRDTFAIASGDALTTPGATVTLSLTLANADAMSDAGGPSVSWEFWNGDAWTRLPLRDETDPDARRFTDSGTVVFDVPPDLAETAVAGEDGHWIRARLVGGDYGSVAYVRTEDTSNNTETWTTKTDGVTPPKLSMLRLQYGKEERPDHLLAADNGEAPRDVSLALRERTRPFRRLPADGQTLALGFDRRLEDGPIQLLWSPTDRATPADFDPRLAWTYSRQATDAGAGGEVTEWAVPDVADGTERLLTRGLISVVFPDASEAVGLFGAARHWLRASVVEGAFETPPPATGPADLAIRIDRIDAPRETIRLRNTGDRSLDLSGYLVDVEHGNLDVDQHRALPGGTVIDAGGTLTVASGRLSPGPADVWFDFRAPVLNDTVPDEVALLTPSGDPVAVGGGPVAGEEASEETDERGADSDADTGGDSTDESGHDCGCGGHAGDDHADCGRPGHADSDPCETTLPTESSVGDPTETPPVVEVLAVNAGWATNVESVTDELLGGSDGTADQTFAVASPPVVAESVWVDEARTLSTADREGLVADAPEQVEVVGGGATGDTDSAPDAVWVRWTAVEDFLGSGPDDRHYTVDRLSGEIQFGDGRRGRIPPRGRDTVRASYETGGGSAGNVPRETVTKLESAIALVDEVTNPIAGDGGADAESTESAVTRASRTLRDGDRAVTPVDFERVATTTTRKLARARCLPATDAAGRRRAGFVTLIVVPASSARKPVPSASLRERVAERVADHAPTTVVTPDRLIVRGPAYVEATVAVRVVATPGVESVSAVERAVDDALSAYLHPLSGGESGEGWAFGTLPCPADLFAVAEGVAGVDHVADLTVTFHGDETTARVGDGDEVPGVSEDVLVFAGTHDVRASRASPATATTGADSTTAADAGATSTTDAGTGGGA; from the coding sequence GTGGCGAGTGACGATCCGAGCGCCGAACCGGGGACCGACGCGGTCTCGACGCCGGGGTCGGCGTCGGACGCGACCACCGACCCGGTGCTCGACGGCCGGAGCAGAGACGACCTGTTCCGGGACGCACTCGCCCTCGCGCCGGGCTACACGCCCTCGTGGGACCCGGGGGACGACGCCGGGACCGCGCTGGTCCACCTCTTCGCCGAACTCGCACGCCACACGACCGAGCGACTGGACCGGGTGCCGGCGAAACACCGCGTCGCCTTCTTCGACCGACTCGGCTTCGACCGCGCGCCGCCGCAGGCCGGACGGATTCCACTGACGGTCACGGTCTCGGAGGGCGCGACCGAGAACGTCCGGGTGCCCGCCGGCACGAGAGCAGTGGACGAGGCGAAGACGATCTTCGAGACCGACGCCGGCTTCGAGGCGACGCCCGCGAGGCTGACCGACGTGGTGAGCGTCGATCCGGACGCGGACCGACTCTACCGCCACGACGCGGCGGTGTCGGCCGGCGAGTCGTTCCAACCCTTCACCGGCCGGGACCGGCAGGCACACGTCCTCTCGCTGGGCCACGCGAGCCTCCTCCAGCAGGCACCCGGCGCGGCGGTGCGGGTCCGACTGCGCGTCGACGCCGACAGCGAGTCGGAGACGGACGCTGTCGCCGACTTCCTCGCGGACTGTCTCATCTGGGAGTGGTACGGCGAGGCGACCGATCCGATCCGACTCGACGAACCGGCACCCGAGGGCGAACCGGTCGAAGACTGGCACGTCGTGGAACCCGAGACGATGGAGACCGACACCGACCGCTGGGGCGAGCAGGTGGTCTCGATCGAACTCCGACCACCCGGACCCCTCACCGAGACGACGGTCGGCGGGCGGACCAGTCGCTGGCTCCGGGCGACGACCAACCGGAACTGCGATCCAGCACACGTATTCGAACTCGCCGTCGGCCCGGTGACGCTCGCGGCCGGCGACCGACGTGCGGTGGGCGAGGGGAGCGACACCGCACTCGGCGGCGGCGCGGTCGGCCGCGCTGCGGACGCGCTGTTCGCAAACGACGTCCCACTCTCCGATCCGACCGCCAGCGAGCCAGTGCTCCCCTTCGGCGACCACCCCCGACACCGCGACACGTTCGCCATCGCGTCGGGTGACGCGCTGACGACGCCGGGGGCGACCGTCACCCTCTCGCTCACGCTGGCGAACGCCGACGCGATGTCGGACGCCGGTGGCCCGTCGGTCTCGTGGGAGTTCTGGAACGGGGACGCGTGGACGCGACTCCCGCTCCGCGACGAGACGGACCCGGACGCGCGGCGGTTCACCGACAGCGGCACGGTCGTCTTCGACGTGCCGCCGGACCTCGCGGAGACGGCGGTGGCGGGCGAGGACGGCCACTGGATCAGGGCGCGACTCGTCGGCGGCGACTACGGCTCTGTCGCGTACGTCCGGACCGAAGACACCTCCAACAACACCGAGACGTGGACGACGAAGACCGACGGCGTGACCCCGCCGAAGCTCTCGATGCTGCGCCTCCAGTACGGCAAAGAGGAGCGTCCGGACCACCTGCTCGCTGCGGACAACGGCGAGGCGCCACGCGACGTGTCGCTGGCGCTCCGGGAGCGCACCCGCCCGTTCCGACGACTGCCGGCAGACGGCCAGACGCTCGCGCTCGGGTTCGACCGGCGACTCGAAGACGGGCCGATCCAGTTGCTCTGGTCGCCGACCGACCGGGCGACGCCGGCCGACTTCGACCCGCGACTGGCGTGGACGTACAGTCGACAGGCGACCGACGCCGGGGCCGGCGGCGAGGTCACGGAGTGGGCCGTGCCGGACGTGGCCGACGGGACCGAACGTCTGCTGACGCGCGGGCTCATCTCGGTGGTCTTCCCGGACGCGAGCGAGGCGGTCGGGCTGTTCGGCGCGGCGCGACACTGGCTCCGGGCGAGTGTCGTCGAGGGGGCGTTCGAGACGCCGCCGCCGGCGACCGGTCCCGCCGACCTGGCGATCCGGATCGACCGCATCGACGCGCCCCGCGAGACGATCCGACTCCGGAACACCGGCGACCGGAGTCTCGACCTCTCGGGGTACCTGGTCGACGTGGAACACGGCAACCTCGACGTCGACCAGCACCGGGCGCTCCCCGGCGGCACGGTGATCGACGCGGGTGGGACCCTGACGGTCGCCAGCGGCCGCCTCTCGCCGGGACCGGCCGACGTCTGGTTCGACTTCCGCGCGCCGGTGTTGAACGACACGGTGCCCGACGAGGTCGCGCTGTTGACGCCGAGTGGTGATCCGGTCGCTGTCGGCGGCGGCCCGGTCGCGGGCGAGGAGGCGAGCGAGGAGACCGACGAACGCGGCGCAGACAGCGACGCCGACACCGGTGGCGACTCGACAGACGAATCCGGCCACGACTGCGGCTGTGGCGGGCACGCAGGCGACGACCACGCCGACTGCGGTCGCCCCGGCCACGCCGACAGCGACCCCTGCGAGACGACCCTCCCCACCGAATCGAGCGTCGGCGATCCGACCGAGACGCCGCCGGTCGTGGAGGTGCTGGCGGTCAACGCCGGGTGGGCGACGAACGTGGAGAGCGTGACCGACGAACTACTCGGCGGGAGCGACGGCACCGCAGATCAGACGTTCGCGGTCGCCTCGCCGCCGGTGGTCGCCGAGTCGGTCTGGGTCGACGAAGCGCGAACCCTCTCGACTGCCGACCGCGAGGGTCTGGTCGCCGACGCTCCCGAACAGGTCGAGGTCGTCGGTGGCGGAGCGACCGGCGACACCGACTCCGCCCCGGACGCGGTCTGGGTGCGGTGGACCGCAGTCGAGGACTTCCTCGGCTCCGGGCCGGACGACCGCCACTACACCGTCGACCGACTCTCCGGCGAGATCCAGTTCGGCGACGGTCGCCGGGGACGTATCCCGCCGCGCGGCCGGGACACCGTCCGAGCGAGCTACGAGACCGGCGGCGGGAGCGCCGGCAACGTGCCGAGGGAGACCGTCACGAAACTGGAGAGTGCCATCGCGCTCGTGGACGAGGTGACGAACCCCATCGCGGGCGACGGCGGCGCGGACGCCGAGTCCACCGAGTCGGCGGTCACGCGCGCCAGCCGAACCCTGCGGGACGGTGACCGCGCCGTGACGCCGGTCGACTTCGAGCGCGTCGCCACGACCACCACGCGGAAACTGGCACGGGCGCGCTGTCTCCCGGCGACCGACGCCGCCGGGCGGCGTCGGGCGGGCTTCGTGACACTGATCGTCGTCCCGGCGAGCAGTGCCCGGAAGCCGGTCCCGTCTGCCAGTCTCCGGGAGCGTGTCGCGGAGCGAGTCGCCGACCACGCGCCGACCACGGTCGTCACGCCGGATCGACTGATCGTCCGGGGACCGGCCTACGTCGAGGCGACCGTCGCGGTTCGGGTCGTCGCCACGCCCGGCGTCGAGAGCGTCTCGGCGGTCGAGCGCGCGGTCGACGACGCGCTCTCCGCCTACCTCCACCCGCTCTCGGGTGGCGAATCGGGCGAGGGCTGGGCGTTCGGCACCCTGCCGTGTCCGGCCGACCTGTTCGCGGTCGCCGAGGGCGTGGCGGGCGTGGATCACGTCGCGGACCTGACGGTGACGTTCCACGGTGACGAGACCACGGCCCGCGTCGGCGACGGCGACGAGGTGCCCGGCGTGAGCGAGGACGTCCTGGTCTTCGCCGGGACACACGACGTGCGGGCGAGTCGGGCGTCTCCCGCCACTGCGACGACCGGGGCTGACAGCACCACCGCCGCCGACGCTGGCGCGACGAGTACGACAGACGCCGGCACGGGAGGTGGCGCGTGA
- a CDS encoding LysM peptidoglycan-binding domain-containing protein, translated as MSASPVGTDDGYLEVVDARGNTFPRERIPFAFNPTEYSLNYGHGLGGQGLRGNQEQVSQATTPDTTTLSVTLLFDTYESGGDVRSEYVDGVTALLSVATPPVCRIAWGGLNFLGVLQSVDATYTMFRRDGTPVRARVAVTARKHEPSTDEDAATASASTQVTVTAGDTLSSIAEAAYGDPTAWRVIAAANGITNPRTLQSGADLTIPPAGRQS; from the coding sequence ATGTCGGCGTCGCCGGTCGGCACCGACGACGGCTACCTCGAAGTGGTCGACGCCCGGGGGAACACGTTCCCGCGGGAGCGCATCCCCTTCGCGTTCAACCCGACGGAGTACTCGCTGAACTACGGCCACGGGCTAGGCGGACAGGGCCTGCGGGGCAACCAGGAACAGGTCTCGCAGGCGACGACGCCGGACACGACCACACTGTCGGTGACGCTGCTGTTCGACACCTACGAGTCCGGCGGCGACGTGCGGAGCGAGTACGTCGACGGGGTGACGGCACTGTTGTCGGTCGCGACGCCGCCGGTCTGTCGGATCGCGTGGGGCGGGCTGAACTTCCTCGGCGTCCTCCAGTCGGTGGACGCGACCTACACGATGTTCCGGCGTGACGGCACGCCGGTCCGGGCACGGGTCGCGGTGACGGCCCGGAAACACGAACCCTCGACCGACGAGGACGCCGCGACCGCGAGCGCCTCGACGCAGGTGACGGTCACGGCCGGCGACACGCTGTCGAGCATCGCCGAGGCGGCCTACGGCGACCCGACCGCGTGGCGGGTGATCGCGGCCGCGAACGGGATCACGAACCCACGGACGCTCCAGTCTGGCGCGGACCTGACGATTCCGCCGGCCGGGAGGCAGTCGTGA
- a CDS encoding PAAR domain-containing protein — MPPAARVTDPTAHGPPLTGAGSPTVVIEGLPAWRAGVDFHACPLSSGPVPHVGGVVAVGSATVLIEGMPAVRLGDTIVENGPPNTVVGGSSTVQIG; from the coding sequence ATGCCACCGGCCGCACGCGTGACCGATCCGACCGCCCACGGCCCGCCGCTGACCGGTGCCGGGAGTCCGACCGTCGTGATCGAGGGCCTGCCGGCGTGGCGCGCTGGTGTGGACTTCCACGCCTGCCCGCTCTCCTCGGGACCGGTCCCGCACGTCGGCGGGGTCGTCGCGGTCGGGAGCGCGACCGTGCTGATCGAGGGGATGCCGGCAGTGAGACTGGGCGATACCATCGTCGAGAACGGCCCGCCGAACACCGTGGTCGGCGGCAGTTCGACCGTGCAGATCGGGTGA
- a CDS encoding GPW/gp25 family protein has translation MQDDFLGRGWSFPVETDGTGRVALSAGPEDVKESIRIVLGTAKGERVMRPDFGCGIHDYTFASISTTTLTQIEATVSEALRDWEPRIAVESVTASRDEGAPGRLLVEIDYRLRRTGRADNLVYPFYVEEGTRGE, from the coding sequence ATGCAGGACGACTTCCTCGGACGCGGCTGGTCGTTCCCGGTCGAGACCGACGGGACCGGCCGGGTCGCGCTCTCCGCCGGTCCCGAGGACGTGAAGGAGTCGATCCGGATCGTCCTCGGGACCGCGAAGGGCGAGCGCGTGATGCGCCCGGACTTCGGCTGTGGGATCCACGACTACACCTTCGCGTCGATCAGCACGACCACCCTCACGCAGATCGAGGCGACCGTGAGCGAGGCGCTCCGGGACTGGGAACCCCGGATCGCGGTCGAGTCGGTGACCGCCAGCCGAGACGAGGGTGCGCCCGGCCGACTGCTGGTCGAGATCGACTACCGACTCCGGCGCACCGGGCGGGCGGACAATCTCGTCTACCCGTTCTACGTCGAGGAGGGGACCCGTGGCGAGTGA
- a CDS encoding phage late control D family protein — MSLGTREPGGRGAPSTDTEGTLAALKSAYGGLYEPAFELSIGDATYRAGEGVVTDLSVDTTVAGADRFSARFDGEFDPTTRRVSFPDLDWADFETGAAVTVAVGYADTLVDAFVGSVSEVSADYPASGPPSVEIAGYGPLQATTHGTRTRSWDETTDGDVASAVLGEYDFAGREIESTDVTHPKVVQDAESDYDFLQRRARRNGFQFACRRGTVRFAPPAYDADPTVSLRYGESLGSVSVTTTSAEQVAEVTVRHWDPAKKTEIVGTASHDGPGSGTETLRVPVDSTSEADAVAQAALDRIRSGLVSGHGETVGVPDLQAGDTVQLSGLGDRFDRTYFVTGATHRIGGEGFRTDFAVEERVL, encoded by the coding sequence GTGAGTCTCGGCACCCGCGAACCGGGTGGACGGGGCGCACCGAGCACCGACACCGAGGGGACCCTCGCGGCACTGAAGTCGGCCTACGGCGGCCTGTACGAACCGGCCTTCGAACTCTCGATCGGCGACGCGACCTACCGCGCCGGCGAGGGCGTCGTCACGGATCTCTCGGTCGATACGACCGTCGCCGGTGCCGACCGGTTCTCGGCGCGGTTCGACGGCGAGTTCGACCCGACCACGCGCCGGGTGTCGTTTCCGGACCTCGACTGGGCCGACTTCGAGACCGGGGCAGCGGTCACGGTCGCGGTGGGGTACGCTGACACTCTGGTCGACGCGTTCGTCGGCTCCGTCTCGGAGGTGTCGGCCGACTACCCCGCGAGTGGCCCGCCGTCGGTCGAGATCGCGGGCTACGGTCCACTGCAGGCGACGACCCACGGGACCCGGACGCGCTCGTGGGACGAGACGACCGACGGCGACGTGGCGAGCGCGGTGCTGGGTGAGTACGACTTCGCGGGACGGGAGATCGAGTCGACCGACGTGACCCACCCGAAGGTCGTGCAGGACGCCGAGTCGGACTACGACTTCCTCCAGCGTCGGGCGCGGCGAAACGGCTTCCAGTTCGCCTGTCGGCGGGGGACCGTCCGATTCGCGCCGCCGGCCTACGACGCCGATCCGACCGTCTCGCTCCGGTACGGCGAGTCGCTCGGGTCCGTCTCGGTGACGACGACGAGCGCCGAGCAGGTCGCCGAGGTGACGGTCAGACACTGGGACCCGGCGAAGAAGACCGAGATCGTCGGCACCGCGAGCCACGACGGGCCGGGGTCCGGCACCGAGACGCTCCGGGTGCCGGTGGACTCGACGAGCGAGGCCGACGCGGTCGCGCAGGCCGCGCTGGACCGCATCCGGAGTGGGCTGGTCTCGGGCCACGGCGAGACGGTCGGCGTCCCGGACCTGCAGGCCGGCGACACGGTCCAGTTGTCGGGGCTGGGCGACCGGTTCGACCGGACCTACTTCGTGACGGGGGCGACCCACCGGATCGGCGGCGAGGGGTTCCGGACCGACTTCGCGGTCGAGGAGCGTGTGCTATGA
- a CDS encoding DUF4157 domain-containing protein, translating to MRRTTDGDGGDRAQSPRAERTRSKQTDDASRSVQHALGETGRRLPPGLAGRLGARFGHDFGRVRVHDGPRADRSARDLDARAYTVGEHVVFAGGQYAPETPGGLRLLTHELAHVVQQSGAEQTAVQRFADGSATTGPDAVGTVGAVTGSRQSATDAGFERDADRATRALFRGDRVTVGRRSADPVVARKPWGSCPPGKRLSGGLWTRYHAAELAGIGLYRSVRPGHQLLTNQDLSGVGLREMPTGGDQRLIHAIYDLFRSPGTPSPIQRPKSVDPRAADRVPGEGSPQEIIEGRDVEKEPRRQVPREPDIIDLDPTTREVYDVTTRKNASAKAKKIERQYVAPLNSILNERGIGGPQFKAGTSMPKPANYVVGRPRGGGAGTQNVVICFGPTDFDANPGVLAYEVIQRKRRRRRRKPHPNPVWVPVTLAAWYLSKQLEQAGKKLAQKLGKRALGPAVQVATVLAAVVLLTGEAQAEVSFGGEGKDPLVALFEYLESNGTPVPPELRKRIEANPELQQRLRKAASAGNLSDVQKELMRQTTQVINDNLDQFSDEDLRRLAEAAEIASGGQTGGQAPTVAELKRGIQQARQTKRQRAGTTGKGRGTGEGGTESGEGGTEKPPETETPATPETEKLPKGDTGGTSGESPGGPGRERAETKQIRKLLDDAPDHVERLLKQMLGGPEAKGPKLTAEFVRKFVATTGGLTPEQVTRLEGSLREIRGESLAEILAELEKAVARVKRSTATERGTAEGDTAERTEKPAKPAAPAGGRQQPETRQTQDPDVDRYPRQMREQIRGYGAGWKSVPAGAVQLVWTEQSDERAKIRAKVERGGSHDATAVAYFQFEGVKYAAGVTVRITGMTDSGTVCEIRGWREFVPADPGRRSIPWERVLNLGIGDRVTLSSTETR from the coding sequence GTGAGACGCACGACCGACGGCGACGGCGGTGACCGGGCGCAGAGCCCCCGGGCCGAACGAACGCGGTCGAAGCAGACGGACGACGCCTCGCGGTCGGTCCAGCACGCGCTGGGAGAGACCGGTCGGCGACTCCCGCCGGGACTCGCCGGGCGACTCGGCGCGCGGTTCGGCCACGACTTCGGGCGTGTCCGGGTCCACGACGGCCCGCGCGCAGATCGCTCGGCACGAGACCTCGACGCCCGCGCGTACACGGTCGGCGAGCACGTCGTGTTCGCCGGCGGGCAGTACGCCCCGGAGACCCCCGGCGGTCTCCGACTGCTCACGCACGAACTGGCACACGTCGTCCAGCAGTCCGGCGCGGAACAGACCGCAGTCCAGCGGTTCGCCGACGGGAGCGCGACCACCGGACCCGACGCGGTCGGCACGGTCGGCGCGGTGACCGGCAGTCGGCAGTCGGCGACCGACGCCGGCTTCGAGCGCGACGCAGATCGGGCGACGCGGGCACTGTTCCGGGGCGACCGGGTGACGGTCGGTCGCCGGAGCGCCGACCCGGTCGTGGCCCGGAAGCCGTGGGGGTCGTGCCCGCCCGGCAAGCGGCTGTCGGGGGGGCTCTGGACACGATACCACGCCGCCGAACTCGCCGGAATCGGACTCTACAGGAGCGTGCGGCCAGGACACCAGTTGCTGACGAACCAGGACCTGAGCGGCGTCGGACTCCGTGAGATGCCGACCGGTGGCGACCAGCGACTGATACACGCCATCTACGACCTGTTCCGGAGTCCGGGGACGCCGAGTCCGATCCAGCGCCCCAAGAGTGTCGACCCTCGGGCGGCGGACAGGGTGCCCGGCGAGGGGAGCCCACAGGAGATAATCGAGGGACGGGACGTGGAGAAAGAGCCACGCCGGCAGGTCCCCCGCGAACCGGACATCATCGATCTCGATCCGACAACGCGTGAGGTGTATGACGTGACGACGCGGAAGAACGCCTCGGCGAAGGCGAAGAAGATCGAACGTCAGTACGTCGCGCCGCTCAACTCGATTCTGAACGAGCGTGGCATCGGCGGGCCGCAGTTCAAAGCCGGGACGAGTATGCCGAAACCGGCGAACTACGTCGTCGGCCGTCCCCGAGGCGGCGGTGCCGGGACGCAGAACGTGGTCATCTGTTTCGGGCCGACCGACTTCGACGCGAACCCCGGTGTGCTGGCCTACGAGGTGATCCAGCGGAAACGCCGGCGACGGCGACGGAAACCCCATCCGAACCCGGTGTGGGTGCCGGTCACGCTCGCGGCGTGGTATCTCTCCAAACAACTCGAACAGGCGGGAAAGAAACTCGCCCAGAAACTCGGCAAGCGGGCCCTCGGTCCGGCCGTGCAGGTGGCGACCGTCCTCGCGGCGGTCGTCCTGTTGACCGGCGAGGCGCAGGCAGAGGTCTCGTTCGGCGGCGAGGGGAAAGACCCGCTCGTCGCGCTGTTCGAGTACCTGGAGAGCAACGGGACGCCGGTGCCGCCCGAGCTTCGAAAACGGATCGAGGCGAACCCCGAACTCCAGCAGCGACTCCGGAAGGCGGCGAGTGCGGGCAACCTCTCGGACGTGCAAAAGGAGTTGATGAGACAGACGACCCAGGTGATCAACGACAACCTCGACCAGTTCTCGGACGAGGACCTGCGGCGACTGGCGGAGGCCGCAGAGATCGCCTCCGGCGGGCAGACCGGCGGACAGGCACCCACGGTCGCGGAGTTGAAACGCGGCATCCAGCAGGCCCGCCAGACCAAACGACAGCGGGCGGGGACGACGGGCAAAGGGAGAGGGACGGGAGAAGGCGGGACCGAGTCCGGCGAAGGCGGGACGGAGAAGCCGCCCGAGACCGAGACGCCGGCGACACCCGAGACCGAGAAACTCCCAAAAGGTGACACGGGAGGCACGTCCGGAGAGAGCCCCGGCGGACCCGGCAGAGAGCGTGCGGAGACGAAGCAGATCCGCAAACTGCTCGACGACGCCCCGGACCACGTCGAGCGCCTGCTGAAACAGATGCTGGGTGGCCCGGAGGCGAAAGGACCGAAGCTGACGGCCGAGTTCGTCCGGAAGTTCGTCGCCACGACCGGGGGGTTGACCCCGGAGCAGGTCACTCGACTCGAAGGCTCGCTCCGTGAGATACGGGGCGAGTCGCTGGCGGAGATTCTCGCCGAACTCGAGAAGGCGGTGGCACGAGTGAAGCGATCGACTGCGACCGAGCGGGGGACAGCGGAGGGTGACACGGCGGAGCGTACGGAGAAGCCGGCGAAACCGGCGGCCCCGGCGGGCGGTCGGCAGCAACCGGAGACACGACAGACGCAGGACCCGGACGTGGACCGATACCCGCGACAGATGCGCGAGCAGATCCGTGGCTACGGGGCGGGGTGGAAGTCGGTCCCGGCGGGGGCGGTCCAACTCGTGTGGACCGAGCAGTCCGACGAACGAGCGAAGATTCGGGCGAAGGTCGAGCGCGGAGGGTCACACGACGCGACCGCAGTCGCGTACTTCCAGTTTGAGGGCGTGAAGTACGCGGCGGGCGTCACCGTCCGGATCACGGGCATGACCGACTCGGGGACGGTCTGTGAGATTCGCGGCTGGCGCGAGTTCGTCCCGGCGGACCCCGGGAGACGGTCGATTCCGTGGGAGCGCGTACTGAACCTCGGCATCGGCGATCGGGTGACCCTCTCGTCGACGGAGACACGGTGA
- a CDS encoding phage baseplate assembly protein V: MCYETEERHRDETVRDATASTGDRTATAEADDRTATAPTGDRTATVRTADCPATARTADDTATTAFPPGDDGASATADAMESPPANRSALDSGGPAVSERERQYVGRGATATGVTPAVVTDNEDPEGMGRVKLRIPRREGDDESDWARIAVPMAGGDRGTYFLPEVGDEVLVAFDASDPGEPYVVGALWNGEDAPPAANEGSNDVRLIKSRSGHEIELDDASDGGLRIETAGGHTVVLDDGGGTVTVEDGNGTNSVTFESGGLTLSSSTAVSVEAPQIDITSDGNLTVEAGGVLTLNGTLVTIN, from the coding sequence GTGTGCTATGAGACAGAGGAGAGACACCGAGACGAGACCGTTCGAGACGCGACAGCATCGACCGGCGACCGCACCGCGACAGCCGAGGCAGACGACCGCACCGCGACGGCCCCGACCGGCGACCGCACCGCGACAGTCCGAACCGCCGACTGTCCCGCGACAGCACGGACCGCCGACGACACTGCGACGACCGCATTTCCACCGGGCGACGACGGAGCGTCGGCGACAGCCGACGCGATGGAGTCGCCGCCTGCGAATCGGTCGGCACTCGACTCGGGAGGCCCGGCCGTGAGCGAGCGCGAACGCCAGTACGTCGGCAGAGGTGCGACCGCCACCGGCGTCACCCCGGCGGTCGTCACCGACAACGAGGACCCGGAGGGGATGGGTCGCGTGAAACTCCGCATCCCCCGGCGCGAGGGTGACGACGAGAGCGACTGGGCGCGCATCGCGGTCCCGATGGCCGGCGGCGACCGGGGGACCTACTTCCTGCCGGAGGTCGGCGACGAGGTGCTGGTCGCGTTCGACGCGAGCGACCCCGGCGAACCCTACGTCGTCGGCGCGTTGTGGAACGGCGAGGACGCCCCGCCCGCCGCAAACGAGGGAAGCAACGACGTGCGCCTGATCAAGTCCCGGTCGGGGCACGAGATCGAACTGGACGACGCGAGCGACGGCGGCCTCCGCATCGAGACCGCCGGCGGGCACACGGTCGTTCTCGACGACGGCGGCGGCACCGTGACCGTCGAAGACGGCAACGGGACGAACTCGGTGACGTTCGAGTCCGGCGGCCTGACGCTGTCGAGTTCGACCGCCGTCTCCGTCGAGGCACCGCAGATCGACATCACGAGCGACGGGAACCTGACCGTGGAGGCCGGCGGCGTGCTGACGCTGAACGGGACACTCGTCACCATCAACTGA